A single Candidatus Thorarchaeota archaeon DNA region contains:
- a CDS encoding site-specific DNA-methyltransferase, whose protein sequence is MQSTRRITKPLDIPYTRTCSCPEKHINCMTAKEWIQSQVAIWEFFYEKRDLRDKTVHPAVFPIALAAKCISLFTHVGELVLDPFVGSGTTLLAAEDLGRNAVGFDLKSEYVDLCYSRLGQTRLEGDSQQIAVCDDAKNIPEYLREETVALVLTSPPYANMLNRRRKNKSIRGDLRNNEHYLTVQQYSNDPRDLGTMEPKRYAEALGEIYAGILPLLRPKAHSVINITDLWWENSRVPVHIYTVEAMERVGYELRNIIIWDRRNLVNKVGIFGWPSNYITLGTTFEYILDFWRPPK, encoded by the coding sequence ATGCAGTCTACCCGAAGGATAACGAAGCCCCTTGACATACCATATACACGGACCTGTAGTTGTCCTGAGAAGCACATCAACTGCATGACTGCAAAGGAGTGGATTCAGAGTCAGGTTGCCATATGGGAGTTCTTCTATGAGAAACGCGATCTGAGGGACAAGACCGTCCACCCTGCGGTGTTTCCGATTGCACTCGCAGCCAAGTGCATCAGCCTCTTCACACACGTAGGAGAACTCGTTCTCGACCCCTTTGTTGGAAGTGGCACAACTCTTCTCGCTGCCGAGGACCTGGGACGCAACGCGGTGGGATTCGACCTGAAGAGCGAGTATGTTGACCTGTGTTACTCCAGGCTGGGACAGACGCGACTCGAAGGTGACTCACAACAGATTGCGGTCTGCGATGATGCAAAGAACATACCAGAATACCTGAGAGAGGAGACCGTTGCGCTCGTGTTGACCTCACCACCCTATGCGAACATGCTGAACCGCCGGAGGAAGAACAAGAGCATTAGGGGGGACCTGAGGAACAACGAACACTATCTCACAGTCCAGCAATACTCCAACGACCCACGTGACCTTGGGACAATGGAGCCAAAGAGATACGCAGAAGCACTCGGAGAGATCTACGCTGGGATACTGCCGCTCTTGAGGCCTAAGGCGCACTCTGTGATCAACATAACGGACCTGTGGTGGGAGAACAGCAGAGTCCCGGTCCACATCTACACTGTCGAAGCCATGGAGAGAGTGGGATACGAACTGAGGAACATAATCATATGGGACCGCCGGAACCTAGTGAATAAAGTGGGCATCTTTGGGTGGCCGAGCAACTACATAACGCTTGGAACAACGTTCGAATACATACTCGACTTCTGGAGACCTCCTAAGT